Proteins from a single region of Tautonia marina:
- a CDS encoding alpha/beta hydrolase → MQNGHERHVLDIYTPEAERDTALPVIVWVHGGGWQVGDKSDVALKPKVLTERGFVFVSTNYRLLPDVDMETLMGDVAKAIGWVHRNIAEYGGDPDRIVVGGHSAGAQVAALLCTNERYLEAEDVPFDVLEGCIPVDGDTYDIPKIIMTAELRQALYGGEMFTFGHRQKFGNDPKKHVDFSAVTHVVRDKGIPPFLILYFPGNPETRAQAQCLETALKEADIPVTSFGKSDSNHSRLNNDLGIPEDPATQALYTFLDTHVKR, encoded by the coding sequence GTGCAGAACGGTCACGAACGACATGTCCTCGACATCTACACCCCCGAAGCCGAACGCGACACGGCCCTTCCGGTGATCGTCTGGGTGCATGGCGGCGGGTGGCAGGTCGGCGACAAGAGCGACGTCGCCCTCAAGCCCAAGGTCTTGACCGAGCGGGGATTCGTCTTCGTCTCCACCAACTATCGCCTGCTCCCCGACGTGGACATGGAAACGCTCATGGGCGATGTCGCCAAGGCAATTGGCTGGGTGCATCGGAACATCGCCGAGTACGGGGGTGATCCCGATCGGATCGTCGTCGGCGGGCACTCCGCGGGCGCTCAGGTCGCGGCACTCCTGTGTACCAACGAGCGATACCTTGAGGCAGAGGACGTTCCCTTCGATGTCCTCGAAGGCTGCATTCCCGTCGACGGCGACACCTACGACATCCCCAAAATCATCATGACCGCCGAGCTACGCCAGGCTCTGTACGGCGGTGAGATGTTCACCTTCGGCCATCGTCAGAAGTTCGGTAACGACCCGAAGAAGCATGTTGATTTTTCAGCGGTGACTCATGTGGTCCGGGACAAGGGAATCCCGCCGTTCCTGATCCTCTACTTCCCCGGCAATCCCGAAACCAGAGCCCAGGCGCAGTGCCTTGAAACCGCGCTGAAGGAGGCCGACATCCCCGTCACGTCCTTCGGAAAAAGTGACAGCAACCACAGCCGCCTGAATAACGATCTCGGAATCCCCGAAGACCCTGCCACGCAAGCGCTTTACACCTTCCTCGACACGCATGTGAAGCGCTGA
- a CDS encoding protein kinase domain-containing protein — MSQSCPTSAEIDQFLRAPDDLIQVDSRLHAIQLHILECLNCLEQMEGVAQKAVGTAFPDNASAFFGLAATSAEPVGLAPKIEGFVMGDRLGRGGMGTVFKAWQTAMHREVAIKVLPGGPLADPRWRAWCLAEARAAAQVRHPDAVQVYDVGMTDGYPYLVMEYVAGGSLANRLRNKPLMPFRDAARLLGRVARVVHHMHLRGLIHRDLKPGNILIDSPSDAPTSAWWPKVADFGLARPIGESARSLTLAGIGTPEYMAPELVQGSGAKSETFADIYALGAILYCLLVGRPPFQEASPQETLARVLEGSATLPRSIVRKLPRDLETIALKCLERDPHRRYATAEALADDLDSFLEGRTILARPMGPVRRSSRFVRRHPVGSALMMGLALTSATSLVLLGRAEAARSEAAANESLALERSREAERRRAEAESNRQQAEQMFQAAGRLLAIVSRADNPSIPRGEESLDELEAALPACRELLRSRPNDLDLLRTMSQMVYQLGYRRAHEGRPTQAARLFREGSETLDAALAHVPDDNLRHDTASLYQWHGQMLIKLQEFPEAIRVLKRSLELCDGPPGDRPLTLNQRRAAMERTIIGPHLIACGDESGRQVLIEAKVMLEGHLETAPDDHNTLAHLANVYQNLGDIDAELAIRRRLVREGINLRDRYSLATSMFYGIELAGDQDENRRHLRTAAEIVTLLGPCLPLFEREADESPGNPDVVGTLHHTLTLMILSLLDLGRLDEATDALDRLMTSIDVRRGRFPEPEPGYDPFYIGTFSSLGRILTHQTIPQPTFQDCLDRIQKILDERDLTIDQRSAVLSGLSQARAHAQTDAQRDRIAALFSLCITSIERLPPTENLTLVDIKQILDFAFVCRVAECVGDSERIVAWCGKALEAIPAEARDEPDYFAVISEYWTQVAKNHWQHEPVDEHALGDALRRSVEAAEEASRRAPSSGAYQAMVADRRARLERSGLAPGAIAQNPVRKD, encoded by the coding sequence ATGAGCCAGTCCTGCCCGACCTCCGCCGAGATCGACCAGTTTCTGAGAGCTCCGGATGATCTGATTCAGGTCGATTCACGACTTCACGCCATCCAGTTGCACATTCTGGAGTGTCTGAACTGCCTGGAGCAGATGGAGGGAGTGGCGCAGAAGGCCGTCGGCACGGCATTTCCGGACAACGCGTCTGCGTTCTTTGGGCTGGCGGCGACCAGTGCCGAACCGGTAGGACTGGCACCGAAGATCGAAGGGTTTGTGATGGGCGACCGGCTAGGCCGGGGCGGGATGGGGACCGTCTTCAAGGCCTGGCAGACCGCGATGCACCGCGAAGTGGCGATCAAGGTTCTTCCCGGCGGTCCCCTGGCCGACCCGAGATGGCGCGCCTGGTGCCTGGCCGAGGCTCGGGCCGCGGCTCAGGTCCGGCACCCCGACGCCGTGCAGGTGTACGACGTGGGGATGACCGACGGATATCCCTATCTGGTGATGGAGTACGTGGCAGGGGGATCCCTCGCCAATCGCCTACGCAACAAACCGTTGATGCCCTTCCGGGACGCGGCCCGATTGCTCGGTCGGGTCGCGCGGGTGGTGCATCATATGCACCTTCGGGGCTTGATTCACCGCGACTTGAAACCAGGGAACATTCTGATCGATTCGCCGAGCGATGCTCCGACTTCGGCCTGGTGGCCCAAGGTCGCGGATTTCGGCCTGGCTCGGCCGATCGGCGAATCGGCCCGATCGCTGACCCTTGCCGGGATCGGGACTCCCGAATACATGGCCCCCGAACTGGTCCAGGGGAGCGGAGCGAAGAGCGAGACATTTGCGGATATTTATGCGCTGGGGGCAATTCTTTACTGCTTACTGGTCGGTCGGCCGCCGTTTCAGGAGGCATCTCCTCAGGAGACACTGGCCCGGGTGCTGGAAGGGAGCGCGACCCTGCCTCGGAGCATCGTCAGGAAACTCCCGAGAGACCTGGAGACGATTGCTCTGAAGTGTCTCGAACGAGACCCGCATCGTCGCTATGCAACGGCCGAAGCCCTGGCCGACGACCTCGATTCATTCCTCGAAGGCCGGACCATCCTCGCCCGACCGATGGGGCCGGTGCGACGGTCGTCGCGGTTCGTTCGTCGGCATCCGGTGGGATCGGCGTTGATGATGGGGCTGGCACTCACCAGCGCCACGTCGCTGGTCTTGCTCGGACGCGCGGAGGCGGCACGCTCCGAGGCTGCCGCCAATGAGAGTCTGGCGCTCGAACGCTCTCGCGAAGCCGAGCGACGCCGGGCCGAGGCCGAGTCCAATCGCCAGCAAGCCGAGCAGATGTTTCAGGCCGCCGGCCGGTTACTTGCGATTGTAAGCAGGGCCGACAACCCAAGCATACCTCGGGGTGAGGAGTCGCTTGACGAGCTCGAAGCTGCACTGCCCGCCTGCCGCGAACTGCTTCGCAGTCGGCCGAATGATCTGGATCTTCTCCGGACCATGAGCCAGATGGTCTATCAACTCGGCTATCGCAGAGCCCACGAGGGGCGGCCGACACAAGCAGCTCGCCTTTTCCGAGAGGGTTCAGAGACCCTTGACGCCGCACTTGCTCATGTCCCGGACGACAACTTGCGCCATGATACAGCCTCCTTGTATCAATGGCATGGTCAGATGCTCATTAAACTGCAAGAATTCCCCGAAGCGATCCGGGTCCTTAAACGATCGCTTGAGCTCTGCGATGGCCCGCCTGGCGACCGGCCTCTTACGTTGAACCAACGCCGTGCTGCCATGGAACGAACGATCATTGGGCCTCATCTGATTGCCTGCGGCGACGAGTCCGGTCGCCAAGTGCTGATCGAAGCCAAGGTGATGCTGGAGGGGCATCTTGAGACTGCTCCTGACGACCACAACACGTTGGCCCACCTGGCGAACGTCTACCAGAATCTGGGAGATATCGATGCAGAGCTTGCGATTCGTCGTCGTCTGGTAAGAGAAGGCATCAATCTCAGGGACCGATACTCGCTGGCCACGAGCATGTTCTACGGGATCGAGCTGGCGGGCGATCAAGACGAAAATCGAAGGCACCTGCGGACCGCCGCCGAGATTGTCACGCTGCTGGGGCCTTGCCTTCCTTTGTTTGAACGCGAAGCCGATGAATCGCCCGGCAATCCCGATGTCGTCGGGACACTTCACCACACCTTGACATTGATGATTCTTTCCTTGCTCGACTTGGGCAGGTTGGATGAGGCGACGGACGCTCTCGACCGACTGATGACGTCGATCGACGTTCGACGAGGTCGGTTTCCCGAACCGGAGCCCGGATACGATCCCTTCTACATTGGTACGTTCAGCTCACTCGGGCGAATCCTTACCCATCAGACTATACCGCAGCCGACGTTCCAGGACTGTTTGGATCGGATTCAAAAAATCCTTGATGAGCGTGATCTTACAATCGATCAGCGATCTGCTGTACTGAGTGGTCTATCACAAGCCCGGGCTCACGCGCAAACCGATGCCCAGCGTGACCGGATTGCCGCTCTTTTCAGTCTGTGCATAACGTCGATCGAGCGTCTTCCTCCGACAGAAAACCTGACACTCGTCGACATCAAGCAGATTCTCGATTTTGCGTTTGTGTGTCGAGTTGCGGAGTGCGTCGGCGATTCGGAGAGGATTGTCGCCTGGTGCGGGAAGGCATTGGAGGCCATCCCTGCCGAGGCAAGGGATGAACCGGATTATTTCGCTGTGATCAGCGAGTACTGGACCCAGGTGGCCAAGAATCATTGGCAGCATGAGCCGGTTGATGAGCACGCGTTGGGAGACGCGCTACGACGTTCTGTCGAGGCGGCCGAGGAGGCGTCACGGCGTGCGCCCAGTTCGGGGGCGTATCAGGCGATGGTGGCCGATCGCCGCGCACGGCTAGAACGTTCCGGCCTCGCTCCGGGAGCAATTGCCCAGAACCCAGTCCGCAAAGACTGA
- a CDS encoding FG-GAP repeat domain-containing protein → MLPILPRSSMPQASAGRRLPLDPSRSARRRVALQPYLEGLERRELLTDVSGPIVTDRTYTDPSDPIVFVGDTRIEQGATLTIGPGVPVTINRGATLTVNIGEFVVDNSGTFRLEGPRVGDSRYGRIVVAANGVMNVTGTTITDSGSDIASIDVQSGGRLRASNSTIDLGQIILRNGSRLDEGDLVGNRIDSSLSINATDLHKLDDNRRFQDININPGGLGAGQAAELSLRGTETTEYLRYTFGGSFVIDTGAALTVRPMVDVLIQRGSTLTVGGTLSVDQAKTIRLEGPRVGDSRYGRIVVAANGVMNVTGTTITDSGSDIASIDVQSGGRLRASNSTIDLGQIILRNGSRLDEGDLVGNRIDSPLSINATDLHKLDDNRRFQDININPGELQSGEAVELRTIGTESINELRFVFPGNFLIGNGASLAVRPSVSVLLRRGSTLTVGGTLSVDNGGPFQFEGPRVGDSRYGIIVVAADGLMDVTKTSLSGSTSTLIRVQEDGSLSATGSTFDVSRLVLEDGSTASLLSSFLNHRLEVHSGANIDITGNSIDVTNAAEVFAIGDPSTEIDMRFNYWGTSVTSQIEDKITHRPDNDPSTRPRVIYQPFLSNAEDPSPGVLVLPRSGLITTPVKTATFSVRLESQPTEPVTINLSSSNPSIGNPNVESLLFTPENWNTPQVVTIESTSEDEADYSIITSAAISEDDLYDGRIVADVLVRNLGSSTSNVSVESDAIVEINESGEQGSFDIRLIRRPTAPVTITLTSSNPDEGELSQSSITFNTDDWATPRTITVTGKPDYQRDGDTTYTINGSTSSNDRMFDGWPFPEVTVVNRDIDTAEVLVDRPSNLSTTEAGGTAQFSVRLSSRPTAPVTVNFSSSDPSEGNPVQPSLTFTAANWSTPQTVTVRGADDDNADGNISYTIRGIATSDDPNFDGVEVAEFPVVNVDNNSFAILASPTSNLSTTEAGGTARFSVRLGARPSAPVTVDFTSSNTSEGVLPQSSLTFTETNWSIPQEITVRGVDDDVADFNIVYQISGLARSTDPDFDGLAMPAVSIANVNNDTAGVTVSQSNLAINRVPGPNHSGTFTVALNSQPIGNVTFAISSENSSQAEVDVSSITFTTANWNVPRTVTVTGVYDGTPANPAPFPVVVEVSSSNDPNYPVGTRETVQVTESRQQIEVEGDYDGDGRADLALYHFDEDRGVGVFSIRRSSDGQTQQIDLADIGRNSVPISGDFDGDGITDVAVSDPYAIVGDGSVPNATGWVFLLSGSNNNRRDFRFGAPGTLDRPAPADFDGDGITDIATFRASSDLTPGAAEWFILPSGGGSAFRVAFGAPGGLDLPAPADLDGDRRADIVTFRPERTAEDIANGVPDAAQWFVLPSSLNDLEFSKRDGAFGYTFGASGNADQPSVADFNNDGRADIVAFRSVSDLAPGFAQWFTLPSSGGPTTFANGFQVTYGSAGEIAAVADYDGYGRPSYTVFNSLTGDWTIDAANTNGQPFGNPRTVRFDPTGQRGVPVLSPLWFRIEATRGEETASAIASARHSNRLQLLPSLVDQLLSDLAADS, encoded by the coding sequence ATGCTCCCGATCCTCCCCCGATCGTCCATGCCTCAGGCTTCCGCCGGTCGTCGGCTCCCACTCGATCCATCTCGATCGGCACGCCGACGTGTAGCCTTGCAACCCTACCTCGAAGGGTTGGAGCGCAGGGAGTTACTCACGGACGTTTCGGGCCCTATAGTCACCGACCGCACCTACACCGACCCAAGCGATCCGATTGTCTTTGTTGGAGACACTCGGATTGAGCAGGGGGCCACACTGACGATCGGTCCAGGAGTTCCGGTCACAATCAATCGCGGGGCCACGCTGACCGTCAACATTGGGGAGTTCGTCGTCGACAACAGTGGAACATTCCGGCTTGAGGGTCCGAGGGTCGGCGACTCACGGTACGGGAGAATCGTCGTCGCGGCCAACGGCGTGATGAACGTGACCGGCACCACCATCACGGACAGCGGCTCCGATATTGCTTCCATCGACGTCCAGAGCGGCGGACGGTTGCGGGCCAGCAACAGCACGATCGACCTGGGCCAAATCATCCTCCGCAATGGCAGCCGGCTCGACGAAGGCGACCTGGTCGGCAACCGCATCGACTCCTCCCTGAGCATCAATGCCACCGACCTGCACAAGCTCGACGACAACCGACGCTTCCAGGACATCAACATCAACCCGGGCGGGCTCGGAGCGGGGCAGGCTGCCGAACTCTCCCTCAGGGGCACAGAAACCACGGAATATCTGCGATATACGTTTGGTGGTTCGTTCGTCATCGATACCGGGGCAGCCTTGACGGTTCGCCCAATGGTCGATGTCCTGATCCAACGTGGTTCGACACTAACCGTCGGTGGGACGCTGTCCGTCGATCAGGCCAAAACCATCCGGCTTGAGGGTCCGAGGGTCGGCGACTCACGGTACGGGAGAATCGTCGTCGCGGCCAACGGCGTGATGAACGTGACCGGCACCACCATCACGGACAGCGGCTCCGATATTGCTTCCATCGACGTCCAGAGCGGCGGACGGTTGCGGGCCAGCAACAGCACGATCGACCTGGGCCAAATCATCCTCCGCAATGGCAGCCGGCTCGACGAAGGCGACCTGGTCGGCAACCGCATCGACTCCCCCCTAAGCATCAACGCCACCGACCTGCACAAGCTCGACGACAACCGACGCTTCCAGGACATCAACATCAACCCGGGCGAATTGCAGTCTGGAGAGGCCGTTGAACTGCGGACGATTGGGACTGAGTCCATCAACGAATTGCGGTTTGTGTTTCCGGGGAATTTTTTGATCGGGAATGGTGCGTCGTTGGCTGTCCGGCCAAGCGTTTCGGTCCTGCTTCGTCGCGGTTCGACCCTCACTGTGGGCGGGACGCTCTCGGTCGACAATGGTGGGCCGTTCCAGTTTGAAGGGCCAAGGGTGGGCGACTCAAGGTACGGGATCATCGTCGTCGCGGCCGACGGCCTGATGGATGTGACGAAAACGTCCCTCTCCGGCTCCACTTCGACCCTCATCCGTGTCCAAGAGGACGGCAGCCTGAGTGCCACCGGAAGCACGTTCGACGTGTCTCGTCTCGTCCTGGAGGATGGATCGACGGCCTCTCTGCTCTCCAGTTTTCTCAATCATCGACTTGAGGTCCATAGTGGGGCCAACATCGACATTACCGGAAATAGCATCGACGTCACGAACGCTGCAGAAGTCTTCGCCATCGGTGACCCATCCACCGAAATCGACATGCGGTTCAACTACTGGGGGACCTCCGTAACCTCTCAAATTGAGGACAAGATTACTCATCGACCTGATAACGATCCCTCCACTCGGCCGCGTGTGATTTATCAACCATTCCTTTCCAACGCAGAAGACCCGAGCCCTGGTGTACTCGTCCTGCCTCGGTCCGGCCTCATCACGACTCCCGTCAAGACAGCGACGTTCAGCGTTCGTCTTGAGAGCCAGCCAACAGAACCGGTCACCATCAACCTGAGCAGCTCAAACCCGTCGATCGGTAATCCGAATGTCGAATCGCTCCTTTTTACCCCCGAGAACTGGAACACTCCCCAGGTCGTGACGATTGAGAGCACCTCGGAAGATGAAGCCGATTACTCGATCATCACCTCGGCGGCAATCAGTGAGGACGATCTCTACGACGGGCGCATCGTGGCCGATGTGCTGGTGAGGAATCTCGGCTCCTCGACCTCCAATGTCAGCGTCGAGTCGGATGCCATCGTGGAAATCAACGAGTCGGGCGAACAAGGCTCCTTCGACATCCGACTGATTCGGCGGCCGACCGCTCCAGTGACGATCACCCTCACCAGTTCGAACCCGGACGAAGGGGAACTCTCGCAATCGTCCATCACCTTTAACACCGACGACTGGGCCACCCCTCGTACGATCACGGTCACGGGCAAGCCTGACTATCAACGCGACGGCGACACCACGTACACGATCAATGGGAGCACCTCCAGCAACGATCGCATGTTCGACGGCTGGCCGTTTCCGGAGGTCACGGTTGTCAACCGGGACATCGACACCGCTGAGGTGCTCGTGGACAGACCTTCGAACCTGTCGACCACCGAGGCCGGGGGCACAGCTCAGTTCTCCGTCCGGCTCAGTTCGCGGCCGACGGCGCCGGTCACGGTGAATTTCTCCAGCTCCGACCCGTCGGAAGGGAACCCCGTCCAACCGTCCCTGACTTTCACGGCAGCGAACTGGTCCACCCCGCAAACCGTGACCGTCCGGGGTGCCGATGACGACAACGCCGACGGCAACATCTCCTACACCATCCGCGGCATCGCCACCAGCGACGACCCGAACTTCGATGGGGTCGAGGTGGCCGAATTCCCGGTCGTCAACGTCGACAACAATTCCTTCGCGATTCTTGCATCGCCCACCTCGAATCTGTCCACAACCGAGGCAGGTGGCACAGCTCGATTCTCCGTCCGGCTCGGGGCCAGGCCCAGCGCCCCGGTGACGGTCGATTTCACCAGCTCCAACACGTCGGAAGGCGTGCTGCCGCAATCGTCTCTCACCTTCACCGAGACGAACTGGTCCATCCCCCAGGAGATCACGGTCCGGGGCGTCGACGACGATGTCGCCGATTTCAACATCGTCTACCAGATTTCCGGCCTCGCCCGTAGCACCGACCCTGACTTCGACGGACTCGCGATGCCGGCCGTTTCAATTGCGAATGTGAATAACGACACAGCCGGCGTCACTGTTTCGCAATCGAACCTGGCCATCAACCGGGTGCCGGGGCCGAACCACTCGGGCACCTTCACCGTCGCGCTCAACTCGCAACCGATCGGCAATGTGACGTTTGCGATATCCTCTGAGAATTCGTCCCAGGCCGAAGTTGATGTCAGTTCCATCACCTTCACCACAGCCAACTGGAACGTCCCGCGCACCGTGACCGTCACCGGTGTCTATGATGGAACACCTGCCAATCCGGCACCGTTCCCGGTGGTCGTGGAAGTCTCCTCGTCGAACGATCCGAACTACCCGGTCGGCACCCGTGAAACCGTTCAGGTCACCGAATCTCGACAGCAAATCGAGGTCGAAGGGGACTACGACGGCGACGGTCGGGCCGACCTGGCCCTGTATCACTTCGACGAGGACCGGGGGGTCGGTGTCTTCTCGATCCGCCGCTCCTCCGACGGCCAGACCCAACAGATCGACCTCGCCGACATCGGACGCAACTCCGTGCCGATCTCCGGCGACTTCGACGGCGACGGCATCACCGACGTCGCCGTGAGTGACCCTTACGCCATCGTCGGCGATGGTTCCGTGCCGAATGCCACGGGCTGGGTTTTCTTGCTCTCAGGGAGCAACAACAATCGGCGAGATTTCCGATTTGGAGCCCCCGGCACGCTCGACCGCCCCGCTCCGGCCGACTTCGACGGCGACGGCATTACCGACATCGCGACCTTCCGCGCCAGCAGCGATCTCACCCCTGGGGCCGCCGAGTGGTTCATCCTTCCCTCAGGAGGGGGATCCGCGTTCCGAGTGGCGTTCGGTGCACCGGGCGGCCTGGACCTGCCCGCCCCGGCCGACCTCGACGGCGACCGTCGGGCCGACATTGTCACATTCCGCCCCGAACGGACCGCAGAGGACATCGCCAATGGAGTACCCGATGCCGCACAGTGGTTCGTCCTCCCCTCCAGCCTCAATGACCTGGAGTTCAGCAAGCGAGACGGGGCTTTCGGCTATACATTCGGTGCCTCGGGCAATGCGGACCAGCCCTCAGTCGCCGACTTCAACAACGACGGCCGCGCCGACATCGTCGCTTTCCGATCAGTCAGCGACCTCGCCCCCGGCTTCGCCCAGTGGTTCACCTTGCCCTCATCGGGCGGTCCGACAACGTTCGCGAATGGTTTCCAGGTGACCTATGGCTCTGCCGGCGAGATCGCCGCTGTCGCTGATTACGACGGCTACGGCCGGCCCAGTTACACGGTCTTCAATTCCCTGACGGGGGACTGGACCATCGACGCGGCCAACACCAACGGCCAACCTTTCGGGAATCCCCGAACCGTCCGTTTCGACCCGACGGGACAACGTGGGGTTCCCGTGCTTAGCCCCTTGTGGTTCCGCATTGAGGCGACACGGGGAGAGGAAACTGCCAGCGCGATTGCAAGCGCTCGGCACTCAAACCGCCTTCAACTGCTTCCATCGCTGGTTGATCAACTATTATCCGATCTCGCCGCAGACTCCTGA
- a CDS encoding sigma-70 family RNA polymerase sigma factor yields MADMSPGSSRSDEPKSEPRTRPSLLLRVRVWSDLQAWNEFVKWCLPVVRDECRRHGLREAETEEIVQRVLIRLARTIERFAYDPSKSFRGWLRTLTRSTILNFWERDQDAQAAGTKMMAVDPTQWAWPVVDPQSLDEDQGDERDVPHSWRVLRDRIARAQALARERFGRDTWEAFWLVQIEGRSPAEAALALGKTPGAVRAARARVLAMLRQIWDEMDDSGDEQ; encoded by the coding sequence ATGGCAGACATGTCTCCGGGATCGTCGAGGTCGGACGAGCCGAAGTCTGAGCCGAGGACCAGACCCAGCCTGCTGTTGCGCGTTCGGGTCTGGTCCGATCTTCAGGCCTGGAATGAGTTTGTGAAGTGGTGCCTTCCCGTCGTTCGTGACGAGTGCCGAAGGCATGGTTTGAGAGAGGCGGAGACCGAAGAAATCGTCCAGCGGGTCCTGATCCGGCTCGCGAGAACGATAGAGCGCTTTGCCTATGATCCTTCGAAATCGTTCCGAGGCTGGTTAAGAACGCTGACGCGAAGCACGATTCTGAACTTCTGGGAACGTGACCAGGACGCTCAGGCGGCGGGGACGAAGATGATGGCCGTCGACCCGACGCAATGGGCCTGGCCAGTCGTTGATCCCCAATCTCTCGATGAGGATCAGGGAGACGAGCGGGACGTGCCGCATTCCTGGCGGGTGCTTCGCGATCGCATCGCCCGCGCTCAGGCACTGGCCCGAGAGCGGTTCGGCCGGGACACCTGGGAGGCGTTCTGGCTGGTGCAGATCGAGGGCCGATCACCGGCCGAGGCCGCGCTGGCCCTGGGCAAGACACCTGGCGCGGTTCGAGCAGCCAGAGCACGCGTGCTCGCCATGCTTAGGCAGATTTGGGACGAGATGGATGACTCAGGGGACGAACAATGA